The following DNA comes from Magnetococcales bacterium.
GCACCCTGTTGCCCGTCATTGGTCTTTTGCAGGGAGGTGCCCTGGTCCGGGCCGATCGTTTTACCTACATGCCCCACCTGGGACTGGGCGTGGCCATCACCTGGGAGATGCGGCGGCTGTTTTGGCAACAGGAAAAAAAATTGGGAATAAAGATTTTATTGGGGCTCCGCCCCAAACCCCGCCAGGAGGAAGGGCACAGCCCTTCCTCCTGGACCTCCATCCCAGTTTTTCATTTGTTTTCCAAAACATGGTTATTTAAAGTGATCTTATTGGTTTTTATCCTTTTATTTATGGCTCTTCTTATCCACCTCACCTGGCTCCAGGCCGGACACTGGCGCAACACCGCAACCCTGACCACTCACAGTCTGGCCATTTCCGGCCCCAATTACATCAATCTGCGCATTCAGGGCTTGGCGTATGCGAATCAAAATGACTGGGAAAAAGCCCTGGATCGGTTGCAACAATCCCTGCAACGTTCACCCCATGATCTGGTCAGTCAGAGAGCCGTTGCCAACGCCCTGATCCATGTGCAGCGATATGCAGAAGCCTTGGATCTGCTGCAAAAAATCATATCCGAGACGCCACCTCACCATAAAAACCACATGTTGGCCGGCGTGGCCCTGCTGCAACTGGACCGCACGGCAGAGGCCCTGCACCATTTTGAACAGGCTTTTCCCCTGCACCCCAACCCCGAACAACTCATGGATCAGGTCGGTGTCAATCTGGCCCGCAAAGGTCAAATCCGGAAGGCAATCGACTATTTTCGGCGCGCCCAGGCTCTCCAGCCCGACTCCTTTGCCTTGAACATGCATCTGGGAATGGCACTGGAGGAGGATCCATCCGCTGCCCTGCCTTTTTTGCAGAGAGCCGGACGTTTGCAACCCAACCACCTGTTGGCGCTCTATCATCTGGGAAAAACCCTCAATCGCCTGAAGGATCACACCCAGGCCGCAGCCATTCTGCAGCAGGCCATGACCCTCCAGCCCCGCGATCCTGATATTCTTTTTGAAATGGCCTATGCCCTTGCCAAGCTGGGAGAGCGGCAGGCAGCCATCGGTCACCTGGAAAATCTTCTGCACATGCAGCCGGAGCATCTCCCTGCCCGACAACTTTTGGAAGTGGTCAGGAAAATCACCCCATGAACAAGCCAACCGATATCCGGGTCCGCATCGACAAATGGTTGTGGGCGGCACGTTTTTTCAAGACCAGGACTCTGGCCGCCGAAGCGGTAACCGGGGGTCTGGTCCATCTGAACGATGCCCGCACCAAGGCCGGGCACGAGATCAAGGTGGGCGACATGCTCACCATTCACAAGGGAGCGGATGAATTTGTTGTTGAAGTGCGGCAGCTTGCGATCCAACGCCGCCCGGCTCCGGAGGCGGTCCGGCTTTACGAGGAACTGCCGGAAAGCCGCCAGGCACGCGAGGCCCGGACCGAACAACGCCGCATGTCCAGTTCCCTGCAACCGATTCC
Coding sequences within:
- a CDS encoding tetratricopeptide repeat protein, whose translation is MSPALPCFSANQADRSRFLYLAAFLVLLTAIIPFFQARAFDFIAMDDPSYVYENPFVREGITWSGVRWALTSTHYGWLPLTRLSLMLDVTLFGVNPGAIHLCNLFFHACNALLIFLLLQRATGSIWTSALTAILFAVHPLRVESVVWISERKDVLFAFFVLLALYSYQEARNRREWYRLFPSLCLFLLAGMAKPMAVTLPIMLLLWDYWPLQRFPGEWRRMLLEKIPFFLLAGLLAGITVAIAHDLGTLPSTNLFPFPDRLANAVISYGVYLRQTFWPTDLDFFYLHPLTRWQGGHLLLSGMLLGLITFYAVRHRRQAPHLLFGWLWFLGTLLPVIGLLQGGALVRADRFTYMPHLGLGVAITWEMRRLFWQQEKKLGIKILLGLRPKPRQEEGHSPSSWTSIPVFHLFSKTWLFKVILLVFILLFMALLIHLTWLQAGHWRNTATLTTHSLAISGPNYINLRIQGLAYANQNDWEKALDRLQQSLQRSPHDLVSQRAVANALIHVQRYAEALDLLQKIISETPPHHKNHMLAGVALLQLDRTAEALHHFEQAFPLHPNPEQLMDQVGVNLARKGQIRKAIDYFRRAQALQPDSFALNMHLGMALEEDPSAALPFLQRAGRLQPNHLLALYHLGKTLNRLKDHTQAAAILQQAMTLQPRDPDILFEMAYALAKLGERQAAIGHLENLLHMQPEHLPARQLLEVVRKITP
- a CDS encoding RNA-binding protein gives rise to the protein MNKPTDIRVRIDKWLWAARFFKTRTLAAEAVTGGLVHLNDARTKAGHEIKVGDMLTIHKGADEFVVEVRQLAIQRRPAPEAVRLYEELPESRQAREARTEQRRMSSSLQPIPGGRPTKKNRRNMIRTLAD